GAGGGGTATGGTTAGCCCGTCCTCCCGCTGAAATCAAACTCAGCGAGGCGATGCAGCTTCTGGAAGGGGACATTACGCCTGTCGAATGTGTCAGTAATCCTGGAACCTGTACGCGCTCCCGGACATGCGCTACGCGCGATGTCTGGGACGAAATGAAGCAGGCTATACATGGCGTACTGGAGTCCACCACGCTTGAAGATCTGGTAAAACGCCAAGAGGTTAAGGAAAACCAGCCGCAGAGCGAAAACTACGAAATATAGAGAAGGAGATAATGATAATATGAACGCCAGATCTTCATCCGGTAACATAGATTATCTGCACTTCAAAACCATAGATATACCCCGCTTGACGCGCGGCATTGCCAGAGATTCCACCGAGATAATCGGCAATACGCCGCTGGTCAGGCTCAACCACATCACTCAGGGAGCGGTGGCGGACGTAGTGGTCAAACTGGAATCGTTCAACCCGCTTTCGAGCGTGAAAGACCGCATCGGCGTGTCCATGATAGTAACCGCCGAAGAGCAGGGTTTGATAAATAAGGACACAGTCGTTGTGGAACCGACCTCCGGCAATACTGGCATTTCGCTGGCCTTTGTATGCGCCGCCAGGGGACACAAACTCCTACTGACCATGCCGGATACCATGTCTATGGAAAGACGCCAGCTGCTGGCTGTGCTGGGGGCTCAACTGGTGCTCACGCCTGGGGCGGAAGGCATGCCGGGAGCTATAAAAAAGGCCGAACAACTGGTGGCGCAGAATGCCAATTATTTCATGCCGCAACAGTTCAAGAATCTGGCCAACCCCGAGATTCACCAGCTTACCACTGCCGAGGAAATCTGGCGCGATACCGAAGGGAAAGTAGACATTGTAGTGGCCGGCGTAGGAACAGGCGGCACCATCACGGGTGTTGCCGAAGTCCTCAAGAAGAGAAAGCCCGGCTTCAAGGCCGTGGCTGTAGAACCGGCGGCATCACCGGTCCTTTCGGGCGGCAAGATGGGCCCGCACAAGATCCAGGGTATCGGAGCCGGGTTTATTCCGGCGGTTTTGAAACTTGACCTGGTCGACGAAATAATTAAAGTCGCCAACGAAGACGCCGGCACAACCGCCAGAAAACTGGCGAGCGAGGAAGGCATACTGGCGGGCATCTCTTCCGGGGCAGCCACCTGGGCGGCTCTTGAACTGGCCCGGAGGCCGGAAAACAAGGGCAAACTGATAGTGGCCATCCTGCCCGACACCGGCGAGAGATACCTTTCGACCTGGCTTTTCCAAGAGCAAATTCAGAAACAGGCTAACGCCATACCGACGACATAACAGACTTATCTCAGACGGATAGCTATAAATGTGTATGTTTAAGTGTTGTAGTTGTACTGAACAAATAATCGCCAGGGAGATTTCTCTGACCGATTGAAGGGTTTTAATGCGAGGATACTCTGGTGTACGCCAGAGTATCCTATCTTTTGACTCTGGAGCGCATGTATTATGGAAGACATTTATAAAGAAATTTTAAACGCCCAGCATCAGGGAAACGCATCGGCCCTGGCCACGGTGGTCAGCGTCAAGGGTTCCACCCCGCGCGCCGGGGGCGCCCAGATGTTGATAAAACAAGACGGGTCCATCATTGGTTCCGTCGGCGGCGGATGCTTGGAAGCTACGGTGTGGGAAGCAGCCCGTAAGTCTCTAAAAACGGGACTGCCCAAAATCGTGGACTACGACCTCACTGGACGCACCGATACACCCGAAGGGCTCATCTGCGGCGGCATCATGAAGGTATTCGTGGACGTAATCGGGCCGAAACCGGCTTTTAACGTCTTCGAGGAAATCGTCCGCCTGAAGGATGCAGGCAGCGCTTCGGTACTCGCCACACTCGTCAGCGACGAAAAGCGGACGCCATGGTCCGAAACCTCCAGGATATTAGTTCGTGAAGACGGCTCGACCCTGGGTTCGCTCGGCGATTCGTTCCTGGACACAGAAGTACAGAGCGCCGCTGCTGAGATATTGATTGGCGGCACCTCCAAGCTGCTTGAGCTACAGAAGACCGACCAGACTGTTGCGAGCCTGGTTTTTGTAGAGCCCATCACGCCGCAGCCTACTGTTTATATTTTCGGAGCCGGGCACATAGGTTTCGCCGTTTCCAAGATAGCCAAGATGACCGGCTTCCGCGTGTCCGTCATAGACGACCGGCCGGCTTACGCCTGCGCCGCCAGATTCCCAGAGGCGGATGAGTTCTTTGTCGAAGACCCGGCGGATATGGTGCCCAGGTTGAACTTGAACAAGGTCTCCTACCTGGTAATCGCCTGCCGCGGACACCTGGAAGACCAACGGGTGCTGGCGCAGGCGGTCAACACGCCCGCCGGCTATATCGGCATGATTGGTAGCCGAAAGAAGACCAAAACGGTGTTTTCCAATCTGAAAGCGGAAGGCGTAACTCAAGCCGCACTCGACCGCATTCATTCGCCCATAGGCCTGCCCATAGCGACAGAAACGCCGGAGGAAATTGCCGTCAGCATCATGGCCGAAATCATCGATATCAGGAGACGCAAAAACAGGCAGGAGACGGCAACCTCTACGGCATCATAACTGAGCCGCGTTCTAAGCATTACGCACTTTGGAGAGTCGAAGTATGAAAAGAATCTATCTTGATTATGCGGCCACCACCCCCGCCGACCCGGAGGTGGTGAAGGCCATGTTGCCCTATTTTACGGAGTCGTTCGGCAATCCCTCCAGTCTTTACTCCTACGGTCAGGAGAACAAGGTCGTGCTGGATGAGGCCAGAGAGAAAATCGCACGAGCCATCGGCGCGCATTCCGACGAAATTATCTTCACCAGCGGAGGAACCGAAGCCGACAACACCGCCCTGGCAGGCGTGGCCTGGGCCAACAAAGAAAAAGGCCACCATATTATAACAACCGCCATCGAGCACCACGCCATCCTCGAAACCTGCCATTTTCTGGGTAACAACGGTTTCGACATAACCATTGTCCCTGTCGACCACAACGGGATTGTGAATCCGGATGATATAAAGAAAGCCATTACTCCCAAAACCTTGCTTATTTCGGTCATGCACGCCAACAACGAGGTGGGCAGTATCCAGCCTATAGAGGAGATCGGTAGAATCGCCAAAGAAGCAGGTGTGTATATGCACACCGATGCGGTACAGACCGTGGGACACATACCCGTGGATGTCAACCGGCTGGGCGTGGACCTGCTTTCGCTCTCGGCGCACAAGCTCTACGGTCCCAAGGGCGTGGGGCTGCTGTACGCCCGCAGGGGAACCCGCATCGCTTCATATCTGCACGGCGGGTCTCAAGAAAAGGGGAGGCGCGCCGGCACAGAGAACGTTGCCGGCATCGTAGGCCTATCCAAGGCGGTAGAGCTGGCCATGAACGACCTTGGCGATGAAATGAGGCGCCAGACGCTTCTGCGGGACAGGCTGATAAAGGGATTGCTCGATAATATAGAGCTAGTCCATCTGAACGGCCATCCCACGCAGAGGCTGCCCAATAATGTGAATGTCAGCATTGACTATGTGGAAGGCGAGTCCATGCTGCTCAACCTCGACCTCGAGGATATCTGCGTCTCCACAGGGTCGGCTTGCAGCTCCACCAGCCAGGAGCCCTCGCATGTGCTGACGGCCATGGGCGTCCCGCCCGAAAAAGCGCACTGCTCGCTGCGCTTAACACTGGGTAAGTGGACCACAGAGGCGGATATCGAGCGCGTTCTGGGAATAATGCCTCAGATAGTGGCCAGACTGCGGTCTATGTCTCCCTTGATGAAAGCAGGGAAATAGGAGAAGGTCTTGGCCGGATTTTACAACGAAAAGGTAATCGACCACTTCAAAAACCCGCGTAACGTGGGGGTTATCAAAAACCCCGACGCCGTGGGCTATGTCGGGGAACCGGCTTGGGGCATCGACGCCGAGCTTTATCTGAGGATTGAAAGTGGCATCATCATTGACGCCAAATCCAAAGCTTTCGGCTGCGGGGCCACCATCGCCGCCGGCTCTGTCGTTACCGAGATGATAAAGGGTAAAAGTCTGGACGAGATAGCCGGCATCACCAACGAGGATGTGGACCGGGCGCTGGGCGGCCTGCCGGCTTCCAAGTCGCACTGCGCCAGGCTGGGCCGCGAGCTGATACAGGCGGCGTTAAAGGATTACCGCGAACGCCATAAGAATGCTTAGACAGGACTTTCGTATGCCTAAAGTATATCTGGACCATATTTCCGCCAATCCCGTGCTGCCTGAGGTAGTTCAAGCGATGCTCCCGTTCGTCGCCGAGCGCTACGGCAATGCGTCCTCGTTGCATAGCTGGGGGCAGGCCGCCCGCGACTGCGTGGAGGCGGCCAGGTCACAGGTGGCCGCCTTAATCGGAGCGTTACCTTCGGAAATCATTTTTACCAGCAGCGGCACCGAGGCCAATAATCTCGCAATAAAAGGGCTGGCGCTGGCAAACGAGAAAAAGGGCAAGCACATTCTATGTTCTGCCATTGAACATGCGTCCGTGCTCAACCCGGCCAGAGCGCTCAAAAAATACGGCTTCGAGCTGGAGCTTATCCCGGTGGACAGGCACGGGCTGGTGGACCCGGATGAGGTAAAACGCCGCTTGAGAGCGGACACGGTGCTGGTGTCGGTGATGCAGGCCAACAACGAAATCGGCACCATCGAACCGCTAGCCGAAATCGCCGCTTTCACCCGTGAAAAAGGCGTTGTGTTTCACACCGACGCCGTGGCTTCGGCGGGAAATATTCCGGTCAACGTCAGCAAGTTGGGTGTGGATGCCCTGAGCCTGTCTGCCAACCAGTTTTATGGCCCGGCGGGGGCTGCCGCTCTGTGGCTGCGCCGCGGGGTAAGAGCCACACCTATCCTGGACGGAGGCTTCCAGGAAGATAACCGCCGCGCCGGCAGCGAAAATGTGGCCGGAATCATCGGCATGGGAAAAGCGGCAGAGCTGGCAGCCGCCAGGATGTCAGAGAGGATGTCGCAACTGACCGCTTTACGCGACCGCCTGCTCGCCGGGATTCCCGCCCGCATAGAGCGCGTGGTAGCAACCGGGCATCCGACCCTCAGGCTTCCGGGACATGCCAGTTTCTGTATAGAATTCATCGAGGGCGAATCTATGCTGCTGTGGCTGGATGCCAGCGGCGTGGCCGTTTCCAGCGTATCCGCCTGCACCTCCAGGGCGTTAAAAACCTCGCACGTGCTGCTGGCGACAGGCATGGAACAGGCGCTGGCCCAGGGCTCGGTAGTCTTTTCTCTGGGTGTAAACAACACCGTTAAAGATGTCGATTACGTGCTGGAGACTTTGACTGGAATCGTAAACAATCTGAGGCAGATGTCCCCGCTATATGCTAAATTCATTAAAGGAGTTTCTTAGATGCCGATTTATTCAGACAAGGTGATGGACCATTTCATGCACCCGCGCAACGTGGGCGAAATAGCCGACGCCGACGGGATAGGCGAAATGGGCAACCCCGTATGCGGCGACATGATGACCTTCTATATCAAGGTCGAGAATAACCGCCTGACAGACGTTAAGTTCAAGACTTTCGGCTGCGGAGCCGCTATTGCCGTCTCCAGCATGACCAGCGAGATGGCCATCGGGAAAACGCTGGAAGAAGCCATGCTCATAACGCCGCAGTCGGTGGCTGACGAGCTCGGAGGGCTGCCCAAGGTCAAGTTTCACTGCTCCAACCTCGGCGCGGACGCCCTGCACCAGGCTATTGATGACTACCGCAAAAAGAAAGGACTGCCTCCCTTATCATCCTCCGAACATGACCACGGGCATGACCACGACGATGAGGCCGAAGGCGAAGCTCCTTCGTGTGATGCCCCCTGCAAAGTCTGAACATAATGGATAGGCAGCAGAAGCCAAAGTTCAAGGGCGACGGCATAATCACCTTTCACGACGTGCCTGTAGCCCTCAAGGCAGAAAGAGTGCTCAAAGCCGCCGGCATCGAGGTCAAACTGGTAGCGCCGCCGCCCGAGTTCCGCCTGGGTTGCGCCCTGGGTGTTGAGATTCTGCTGTCGCGCAAGCAGGAAATCCTCGAACTATTCCAGCAAAAGGACGTGCCCATTTCCCAGGTCCTGAATATCGATTGACGGAATTGCTCAAATCCGCTCCCAAATACCTATACTCTATGTCTCCGGAAATAATATGCTATGCTCCTGACTTAAACGAATCCGAGCGGCGTCCGAAAATCTATTTGCGGGAGATTTATTATGAGATTTGAAACCGATGCTATTCACGCAGGGCACCGCCCTGACAAAGCCTATGGCGCCATCTCCGCGCCCATCTACCAGACCTCCACCTTTGCCTTCGAGGATGTCGGCAAGACCAGGGGCTTTGACTACTCGCGCTCGGGTAACCCCACGCGCAAGGTGCTGGAAGACACCCTGGCCAAACTCGAAGGCGGCCAGGCCGGTTTCGCCTGCGCCTCGGGTCTCGCCGCCGAGTCCACCGTCATTCACCTGCTCAAGGCGGGAGACCATGTGGTGGCCGTGGAGGACATTTACGGCGGCACCTTCCGTTTATTCCAGGACGTGATGACGCATTTCGGGCTGGAGTTCACATTTATCAAGATGAGCAGCCGGGAAACCGTCGAGAGCGCCATACGACCCAACACGCGCATGCTGTGGCTGGAAACACCTTCCAACCCGCTGCTGCACATCGTGGACCTCGAGATGGCCGCCGCCGTAGCCAAGAAACACGGCCTGATAAGCGTGATGGACAACACCTTCGCTTCGCCCTATTTCCTGAGGCCGCTGGAGTTCGGCATAGACATCGTGGTGCACTCCACCACCAAGTACCTCAATGGACACAGCGATGTCATCGGCGGGGCTATCGTGACCGGCACAGACGAGCTAACCCAGCGCGTGGCTTTCCTGCACAACGCCCTGGGCGCTATCGCGGGTCCCTTCGATAGCTGGCTGGTGCTGCGCGGTATCGAGACGCTGCCCGTCAGGATGAGGCAGCATGAGGCCAATGCCACCGCCGTGGCGCATTTCCTCAAAAGCCATGCGGCGGTAAGCCGAGTTTACTATCCCGGACTGCCGGACCATCCCGGACACGATATCGCCAAGCGACAAATGAAGGGTTTCGGGGGCATGGTCTCCTTCGAGATGAAGGGCGGGAGGGAGGCGGTCAACAAATTCCTGCGGAACATAAAGATATTCACGCTGGCGGAGTCCCTGGGGGGCGTTACCTCTCTGGCGGGTCACCCGGTGACGCAGAGCCACGCCTCCATGACCAAACAGCAGCGCGAGAAGGTCGGCATAACCGAGGGATTGGTGCGCCTGTCGGTAGGTCTTGAAAACATCGATGACCTGCTGGAAGACCTGGAACAGGCATTGAGCGAGGCATCCGCGAAGTAGGGTCTTTGACGGTCTTCTGCTTCCCGTTGTTATTCTGAATCCATGAAGGATGGCATTGAGTTTATAGAACTCTTCTGCTATTCAAACTCGCAGGTTGAGAACATCGCCTCTCTCCCTTTGGCGAATGGGGAGATTAAGAGGGATTTTCCTCATTGGGCGACGCATGCGTCGCCCCTACATCCCACAAGGTGTCATTGCGAGCGAGGAACGAGCGCGGCAATCCCGTC
The genomic region above belongs to Dehalococcoidia bacterium and contains:
- a CDS encoding XdhC/CoxI family protein, producing MEDIYKEILNAQHQGNASALATVVSVKGSTPRAGGAQMLIKQDGSIIGSVGGGCLEATVWEAARKSLKTGLPKIVDYDLTGRTDTPEGLICGGIMKVFVDVIGPKPAFNVFEEIVRLKDAGSASVLATLVSDEKRTPWSETSRILVREDGSTLGSLGDSFLDTEVQSAAAEILIGGTSKLLELQKTDQTVASLVFVEPITPQPTVYIFGAGHIGFAVSKIAKMTGFRVSVIDDRPAYACAARFPEADEFFVEDPADMVPRLNLNKVSYLVIACRGHLEDQRVLAQAVNTPAGYIGMIGSRKKTKTVFSNLKAEGVTQAALDRIHSPIGLPIATETPEEIAVSIMAEIIDIRRRKNRQETATSTAS
- the nifU gene encoding Fe-S cluster assembly scaffold protein NifU, which encodes MYSDKVMDHFMHPRNVGEIADADGIGEMGNPVCGDMMTFYIKVENNRLTDVKFKTFGCGAAIAVSSMTSEMAIGKTLEEAMLITPQSVADELGGLPKVKFHCSNLGADALHQAIDDYRKKKGLPPLSSSEHDHGHDHDDEAEGEAPSCDAPCKV
- a CDS encoding DUF3343 domain-containing protein, yielding MDRQQKPKFKGDGIITFHDVPVALKAERVLKAAGIEVKLVAPPPEFRLGCALGVEILLSRKQEILELFQQKDVPISQVLNID
- the nifS gene encoding cysteine desulfurase NifS, with the protein product MKRIYLDYAATTPADPEVVKAMLPYFTESFGNPSSLYSYGQENKVVLDEAREKIARAIGAHSDEIIFTSGGTEADNTALAGVAWANKEKGHHIITTAIEHHAILETCHFLGNNGFDITIVPVDHNGIVNPDDIKKAITPKTLLISVMHANNEVGSIQPIEEIGRIAKEAGVYMHTDAVQTVGHIPVDVNRLGVDLLSLSAHKLYGPKGVGLLYARRGTRIASYLHGGSQEKGRRAGTENVAGIVGLSKAVELAMNDLGDEMRRQTLLRDRLIKGLLDNIELVHLNGHPTQRLPNNVNVSIDYVEGESMLLNLDLEDICVSTGSACSSTSQEPSHVLTAMGVPPEKAHCSLRLTLGKWTTEADIERVLGIMPQIVARLRSMSPLMKAGK
- a CDS encoding cystathionine gamma-synthase; translation: MRFETDAIHAGHRPDKAYGAISAPIYQTSTFAFEDVGKTRGFDYSRSGNPTRKVLEDTLAKLEGGQAGFACASGLAAESTVIHLLKAGDHVVAVEDIYGGTFRLFQDVMTHFGLEFTFIKMSSRETVESAIRPNTRMLWLETPSNPLLHIVDLEMAAAVAKKHGLISVMDNTFASPYFLRPLEFGIDIVVHSTTKYLNGHSDVIGGAIVTGTDELTQRVAFLHNALGAIAGPFDSWLVLRGIETLPVRMRQHEANATAVAHFLKSHAAVSRVYYPGLPDHPGHDIAKRQMKGFGGMVSFEMKGGREAVNKFLRNIKIFTLAESLGGVTSLAGHPVTQSHASMTKQQREKVGITEGLVRLSVGLENIDDLLEDLEQALSEASAK
- a CDS encoding aminotransferase class V-fold PLP-dependent enzyme, with product MPKVYLDHISANPVLPEVVQAMLPFVAERYGNASSLHSWGQAARDCVEAARSQVAALIGALPSEIIFTSSGTEANNLAIKGLALANEKKGKHILCSAIEHASVLNPARALKKYGFELELIPVDRHGLVDPDEVKRRLRADTVLVSVMQANNEIGTIEPLAEIAAFTREKGVVFHTDAVASAGNIPVNVSKLGVDALSLSANQFYGPAGAAALWLRRGVRATPILDGGFQEDNRRAGSENVAGIIGMGKAAELAAARMSERMSQLTALRDRLLAGIPARIERVVATGHPTLRLPGHASFCIEFIEGESMLLWLDASGVAVSSVSACTSRALKTSHVLLATGMEQALAQGSVVFSLGVNNTVKDVDYVLETLTGIVNNLRQMSPLYAKFIKGVS
- a CDS encoding Rrf2 family transcriptional regulator, with amino-acid sequence MKLSTKGQYGTRALLEMARHFGEGPLLLKDIAERQQISLRYLEHLIGPLVGAGLVKTTRGFKGGVWLARPPAEIKLSEAMQLLEGDITPVECVSNPGTCTRSRTCATRDVWDEMKQAIHGVLESTTLEDLVKRQEVKENQPQSENYEI
- a CDS encoding iron-sulfur cluster assembly scaffold protein → MAGFYNEKVIDHFKNPRNVGVIKNPDAVGYVGEPAWGIDAELYLRIESGIIIDAKSKAFGCGATIAAGSVVTEMIKGKSLDEIAGITNEDVDRALGGLPASKSHCARLGRELIQAALKDYRERHKNA
- the cysK gene encoding cysteine synthase A, with product MNARSSSGNIDYLHFKTIDIPRLTRGIARDSTEIIGNTPLVRLNHITQGAVADVVVKLESFNPLSSVKDRIGVSMIVTAEEQGLINKDTVVVEPTSGNTGISLAFVCAARGHKLLLTMPDTMSMERRQLLAVLGAQLVLTPGAEGMPGAIKKAEQLVAQNANYFMPQQFKNLANPEIHQLTTAEEIWRDTEGKVDIVVAGVGTGGTITGVAEVLKKRKPGFKAVAVEPAASPVLSGGKMGPHKIQGIGAGFIPAVLKLDLVDEIIKVANEDAGTTARKLASEEGILAGISSGAATWAALELARRPENKGKLIVAILPDTGERYLSTWLFQEQIQKQANAIPTT